Genomic window (Campylobacter magnus):
TCGGTTAGATCACCAAAGTGATTTGTCATAGCGCCATAACCCCATGTATTGGCCACACCGGCCACTGTTGCGCTGTGTCAAATGCGTGCTACGTGATCTATATTATTTGTTCCCCAAAATGCCGCAAATTTGCGGAAATAAAAGGCTTGTTCGTTGCTAAACTTCGCTGAACCCAAAAACTCCACGCTATCAGGGCCATCTTGTTCTCTAATCTCAAGCATTTTTGCGCTGATTTCATCTACTGCTTGCTCCCAGCTTATGCGCTCCCATTTTCCATTTACTTTTTTCATTGGGAATTTTATGCGTTGTTTGCTTTTTGTAAGATCAATTTGATCTATACCTTTACAGCAGTGAGAGCCTTGTGAAATTGGGTGATTTATAGCCATTTCTTGGCGAACCCAAACGCCGTCTTGAACCTCTGCTTCTATGCCGCAACCTGCTGAGCAGATTGAGCAGATTGTGCGTACTGTTTTTGAGCCTGGATATGGATCAGGCACTTTTTGCTCGCTAGCTTGTGCGATTTTGTCGCTACTAGCACCAAAGGCTGTGCTAGCAGTAGCTCCAAGTGCTGCAAGCTTTAAAAACGAGCGTCTTGATGCATTTGCCATCATTTACTCCTAATAAGCGATTTTATAATATTGTTCCCACAAAGGCGTTTTGTAATAAAGCACTTCTTGCTTTTTGCTTTTGCCTTGTGGCACTGGGTTTTCATTTACATTTAGCTTGGCTGCTGTAGCTGCCGAAGCTACTGCTATAGCACCTACGCCAAGTGCCTTTTGTAAAAACTTTCTGCGGTTTTGTAGCACCATTTACCTCCTAATAAAATTTGGATTCGTAGGAATTTTAGTATAAATTGTATTTATTAAATATTAAAAAATAAATTAGTTTTTTTTCTTAAGAAAAGTTTTATTTTTTAGGGAATTCTAGAATTCTTAAGAGAGACTTAGGAATTCTAGAATTCCTTGTGAATTTTTCTAGGGAATTCTAGATTTTGCTTAGAAATTCTAGAATTCCTTGTGAATTTATCTTGGGAATTCCAAATTTTGCTTAGGGAATTTTAGAATTCCTTGTGAATTTTTCTAGGGAATTCTAGATTTTTGCTCGCTTTGGGTGCCCGCTTAAAAGCGGGCACACGCTCGCTTGTTTTTTAGGGGATAGCGCCCCTTGAGCCCTTGGGGCTACGCCCCAAACCCCACATAAAAACCAATTCTAGA
Coding sequences:
- a CDS encoding twin-arginine translocation signal domain-containing protein, encoding MVLQNRRKFLQKALGVGAIAVASAATAAKLNVNENPVPQGKSKKQEVLYYKTPLWEQYYKIAY